The following proteins come from a genomic window of Desmospora profundinema:
- the gltB gene encoding glutamate synthase large subunit translates to MAHHGFPQNQGLYDRGFEHDACGVGFVANLRKSASHAIVEQGLEILRRLVHRGGQRDPETGDGSGIMLQLPHDFFRKASSQWGVELPKPGRYGVGMLFLPRDPKQRAACERELETIIAEENKRLLGWRDVPVDEQAIGKTARESQPFIRQVFIGAEGEWESSLAFERKLYVIRKRFEKAVGDDVYVVSLSSRTIVYKGLLTPGQVDAFYLDLKDPSFKSVFSMVHNRFSTNTFPSWERAHPNRYLLHNGEINTLRGNVNWMLAREKMFATDAFGEDLKHVLPVMNLEGSDSSILDNCFEFLALAGRSLPHVAMMMIPEPWDQNAHMANPLRKAFYEYHSCLMEPWDGPTAIAFSDGRQIGAVLDRNGLRPARYYETTDGTLIFSSEVGVVDVPADRIVRKGRLEPGRMLLADLEDGRIVDDNELKERIAREHPYRQWLDAHLLPVDKLPGRMPQPELDGDELLQLQQAYGYTYEELTKNLAPMVTEGKDPIGSMGNDTPLAVLSDRPQLLYNYFKQSFAQVTNPPIDAIREACVTSTLTNLGAEGNLLDPRPEHCRRIRLATPIISDEDCAKLRDNPHKEFRSRTLSILFETEQGTEALEPALEALFNEADRAIEEGCTLLFLSDRGINEKRAAIPTLLAVSGLHHHLVRNGTRTRVSLIVESGEPRDVHQLAMLLGYGADAINPYLALATLRNLVREGSIDGFSEEQAVKRYLKSATDGIVKVMSKMGIATIQSYRGAQIFEAIGVAREVIDRYFTRTTSQIGGIGLDVIARETLMRHGDAFHGREHREYGLETGSELQWRRNGEYHAFDPVTIHTLQQACRKEDYETFRKYSHMIDEENLAFLRGLLDFDTEREPIPLEEVESVESIVRRFKTGAMSYGALSGEAHEALAIAMNRLGGKSNSGEGGEDPDRFTPDENGDLRRSAIKQVASGRFGVSSHYLVNADEIQIKMAQGAKPGEGGQLPGNKVYPWIADVRGSTPGVGLISPPPHHDIYSIEDLAQLIHDLKNANPDAKINVKLVSKPGVGTIAAGVAKGLADVIMISGYEGGTGASPRTSIKHAGLPWELGLAEAHQTLLLNGLRDRVTLETDGKMMTGRDVVVAALLGAEEYGFSTAPLVVLGCIMMRACHLDTCPVGVATQNPELRNKFRGNPDHVVNFMRFAAQEVREILARLGFRSLDEIIGRSDILKVHERAKTHWKAKHLDLTPLLHQPDVPLQVGQYGKKIQDHHLDEALDRSRLVPLALPALERKEPVEATLPIRSTDRVAGTLLGSEVTKRFGVEGLPEDTIRFHFHGSAGQSFGAFLPKGITLSLEGDANDYVGKGLSGGKIAVRPPRVSPFVPEENVVIGNVAFYGATAGEAYIQGMAGERFCVRNSGVHAVVEGVGDHGCEYMTGGRVVILGPVGKNFAAGMSGGVAYVLAEDFDAFADRCNRELVWLEGLKDLEEAESVRELVHRHVLHTGSSHGQRVLANWESSVRHLVKVIPRDYKQMLDSIDQLIQSGMDREEAVAKAFERKTKGGPSSPSRQPVLT, encoded by the coding sequence ATGGCCCATCACGGGTTTCCACAAAATCAAGGCCTTTACGATCGGGGATTTGAGCATGACGCCTGTGGGGTAGGCTTTGTCGCCAACCTCAGAAAAAGTGCATCCCATGCGATCGTGGAACAAGGATTGGAAATTCTTCGCCGACTGGTGCACCGGGGAGGACAACGGGATCCGGAAACCGGCGATGGGTCCGGAATCATGCTTCAGCTTCCCCACGATTTTTTCCGGAAAGCGAGCAGTCAGTGGGGAGTCGAATTGCCGAAACCTGGCCGTTACGGGGTGGGAATGCTGTTTTTACCCCGAGATCCGAAACAGCGTGCGGCGTGTGAGCGTGAACTGGAGACCATCATCGCGGAAGAGAACAAGCGCCTGTTAGGTTGGCGTGATGTACCGGTGGATGAACAAGCCATCGGGAAAACGGCTCGGGAAAGCCAACCCTTTATCCGGCAGGTGTTTATCGGCGCGGAAGGGGAGTGGGAGAGCTCTCTCGCGTTTGAACGGAAGTTGTATGTGATCCGCAAGCGATTTGAAAAAGCGGTGGGCGATGACGTCTACGTCGTCAGCCTCTCCAGCCGCACGATCGTATACAAAGGGCTGCTGACACCGGGACAGGTGGATGCGTTTTATCTGGATCTGAAGGATCCGTCGTTTAAGTCCGTTTTCTCCATGGTGCACAACCGCTTCAGCACCAATACGTTCCCCAGCTGGGAGCGGGCCCACCCCAACCGCTATTTATTGCATAACGGGGAGATCAACACCTTGCGGGGAAATGTCAACTGGATGCTGGCCAGGGAGAAGATGTTCGCCACGGATGCATTCGGAGAGGATCTAAAGCATGTGCTGCCCGTGATGAACCTGGAAGGAAGCGACTCATCTATCCTGGATAACTGCTTCGAGTTCCTGGCGTTGGCTGGTCGTTCCCTGCCCCACGTGGCCATGATGATGATCCCGGAGCCCTGGGATCAAAACGCACATATGGCCAATCCCCTGCGCAAGGCGTTTTATGAATACCACAGCTGCCTGATGGAGCCCTGGGACGGTCCTACGGCCATCGCCTTCTCCGACGGTCGCCAGATCGGGGCGGTGCTGGATCGGAACGGGCTGCGACCGGCTCGTTACTATGAGACAACCGACGGTACTCTGATCTTTTCGTCCGAAGTGGGGGTCGTGGATGTACCGGCAGATCGGATCGTCCGCAAGGGACGGCTGGAACCGGGCCGGATGCTGCTCGCCGACCTGGAGGATGGCCGCATCGTCGATGACAACGAGTTGAAAGAACGGATCGCCCGGGAACATCCGTACCGCCAGTGGTTGGATGCGCATCTGTTGCCGGTGGATAAACTGCCGGGCCGGATGCCTCAGCCGGAGTTGGATGGCGATGAGCTTCTGCAATTGCAGCAAGCATATGGATACACCTACGAAGAGCTGACCAAAAATCTCGCGCCCATGGTGACGGAAGGAAAAGATCCGATCGGTTCCATGGGGAATGATACGCCCTTGGCGGTGTTGTCTGACCGTCCACAGCTTCTATACAACTATTTTAAACAATCCTTTGCCCAGGTGACCAACCCGCCGATCGACGCCATTCGGGAAGCGTGTGTCACTTCCACCCTGACCAATCTGGGGGCGGAAGGCAACCTGTTGGATCCGCGACCGGAGCATTGCCGCCGTATTCGGTTGGCTACACCGATCATTTCCGATGAAGATTGTGCCAAGTTGCGTGACAATCCCCATAAGGAGTTCCGCTCCCGCACCTTGAGCATCCTGTTTGAGACGGAACAGGGAACAGAGGCGTTGGAACCGGCGCTGGAGGCTTTGTTTAACGAAGCGGACCGGGCGATTGAAGAGGGCTGCACCCTTTTATTCCTGTCGGACCGGGGGATCAACGAAAAACGGGCAGCGATTCCGACGTTGCTGGCGGTGAGCGGGCTGCACCATCACTTGGTGCGAAACGGCACCCGTACCCGTGTCAGCTTGATTGTGGAGTCGGGGGAGCCCCGGGATGTGCATCAGCTAGCCATGTTGCTGGGATACGGTGCGGACGCCATCAACCCCTACCTGGCGTTGGCTACCTTGCGAAACCTGGTGCGGGAAGGGAGTATCGACGGCTTTTCGGAAGAACAGGCAGTCAAGCGATATCTGAAAAGCGCGACCGACGGGATCGTCAAAGTCATGTCCAAGATGGGGATCGCCACCATTCAAAGCTACCGCGGTGCCCAGATTTTTGAGGCAATCGGGGTGGCACGGGAAGTCATCGATCGTTACTTTACCCGGACCACTTCCCAGATCGGGGGAATCGGGCTGGATGTCATTGCCCGGGAAACCTTGATGCGTCATGGGGATGCTTTCCATGGACGGGAGCATCGCGAGTACGGTCTGGAGACGGGAAGCGAGCTTCAATGGCGGCGCAATGGGGAATATCACGCTTTTGATCCCGTCACGATCCACACGTTGCAGCAGGCATGCCGCAAAGAGGATTATGAAACCTTCCGCAAATACTCCCACATGATAGATGAGGAAAACCTGGCGTTTCTGCGGGGGCTGTTGGACTTTGACACCGAGCGGGAGCCGATTCCTCTGGAAGAGGTGGAGTCTGTCGAATCGATCGTCCGCCGCTTCAAAACGGGTGCCATGTCTTATGGGGCCCTGAGTGGGGAAGCCCATGAAGCGTTGGCCATCGCCATGAACCGCCTGGGCGGGAAGAGCAACAGCGGAGAAGGGGGAGAAGACCCGGACCGTTTCACTCCTGATGAAAACGGAGATTTGCGCCGCAGTGCCATTAAACAGGTGGCGTCGGGCCGATTCGGGGTGTCGAGCCATTACCTGGTAAATGCGGATGAAATCCAGATCAAGATGGCACAAGGGGCCAAACCGGGTGAGGGTGGCCAGCTGCCCGGCAACAAGGTGTATCCTTGGATCGCCGATGTGAGGGGGTCCACTCCGGGAGTGGGGCTGATCTCTCCTCCGCCTCACCATGATATTTACTCCATCGAGGATTTGGCTCAGTTGATCCATGATTTAAAAAATGCCAATCCGGACGCCAAAATCAATGTGAAGCTGGTTTCCAAACCGGGAGTGGGCACGATTGCCGCAGGGGTGGCAAAGGGATTGGCTGATGTGATCATGATCAGCGGCTACGAAGGAGGAACCGGTGCCTCCCCGCGGACCAGCATCAAACATGCCGGTTTGCCCTGGGAATTGGGATTAGCGGAGGCTCATCAAACTCTGCTTTTGAACGGTCTGCGTGATCGAGTCACCCTGGAGACCGACGGTAAGATGATGACCGGCCGGGATGTGGTGGTGGCCGCCCTCCTCGGAGCGGAGGAGTACGGGTTTTCGACGGCGCCACTGGTTGTATTGGGTTGTATCATGATGCGTGCCTGTCATCTGGATACCTGTCCGGTGGGAGTGGCTACGCAAAATCCCGAGCTGCGCAACAAGTTCAGGGGCAACCCGGACCATGTGGTGAACTTTATGCGGTTCGCCGCTCAGGAAGTGCGGGAGATTCTGGCCCGGTTGGGCTTCCGCAGCTTGGATGAGATCATCGGACGCAGCGATATCCTGAAGGTGCATGAGCGAGCAAAAACCCATTGGAAAGCGAAGCATCTCGATCTGACCCCGCTTCTTCACCAGCCGGATGTTCCGCTGCAAGTGGGTCAATACGGGAAGAAGATACAGGATCACCATCTGGATGAAGCGCTGGATCGGAGCCGGTTGGTACCCTTGGCTCTCCCTGCGCTGGAACGGAAAGAACCGGTGGAAGCGACGCTTCCGATCCGCAGCACAGATCGGGTGGCCGGAACCCTGTTGGGTAGTGAGGTAACCAAACGTTTTGGGGTCGAAGGATTGCCTGAGGATACCATTCGATTCCACTTTCATGGATCGGCGGGTCAGAGCTTTGGAGCATTCCTGCCGAAAGGGATCACCCTTTCTCTGGAAGGCGATGCCAACGACTATGTGGGTAAAGGACTTTCCGGAGGCAAGATCGCCGTCCGTCCGCCGCGTGTGTCGCCATTCGTCCCGGAGGAGAATGTTGTAATCGGCAATGTGGCCTTTTACGGTGCCACCGCCGGTGAAGCCTACATCCAGGGAATGGCGGGAGAGCGCTTTTGCGTCCGCAACAGCGGCGTCCATGCCGTCGTTGAGGGTGTTGGAGATCACGGCTGTGAATATATGACCGGAGGACGGGTGGTCATCCTGGGGCCGGTGGGCAAAAACTTTGCGGCCGGGATGTCAGGGGGAGTCGCCTACGTGTTGGCGGAAGACTTCGATGCTTTTGCAGACCGCTGCAATCGGGAGCTGGTCTGGTTGGAAGGACTGAAAGACCTGGAGGAAGCGGAATCGGTCCGGGAGCTCGTCCACCGTCACGTGCTTCATACCGGAAGCTCTCACGGGCAGCGGGTGCTGGCCAACTGGGAGTCGTCGGTGCGTCACCTGGTCAAGGTGATTCCGCGGGATTACAAACAAATGCTGGATTCCATCGATCAATTGATTCAGAGCGGCATGGATCGGGAAGAGGCGGTTGCCAAGGCCTTTGAACGAAAGACCAAAGGCGGTCCCTCGTCTCCTTCCCGACAGCCGGTGCTGACGTGA
- a CDS encoding glutamate synthase subunit beta: MGKSTGFMEYNRKTAEERKPLTRIGDWSEYQLPMPEEELKRQGARCMDCGTPFCHTGIPINGTDSGCPLYNLIPEWNDLVYRGRWKEALERLLHTNNFPEFTGRVCPAPCEGACTVAINDPAVAIKSIEREIIDRGFAKGWIVPRPPQTRTGKRVAVIGSGPAGLAAADQLNRAGHTVTVYERDDRIGGLLMYGIPNMKLEKSLVDRRVNLLKEEGILFVTNTEIGKDVALEQLREEFDAIILCTGAQKHRELPIEGRELEGIHLAMPYLTQTTKGLLDPGYQADITAEGKDVIVIGGGDTGADCVASALRQRCNSVVQFGRHPRLPDERTEDNPWPEYPFVFSLDYAYEEAKARFGRDPRQYSIITKRIVGDENGHIRELHTVEAEKIMQENGGYSFREIPGSEKVWPTQLVLIAIGFDGAEDSILEGSGLAHERRKLKAEYGQYNTNLDGVFAAGDVRRGQSLIVWAIHEGREAARECDRFLMGTTQLP; encoded by the coding sequence ATGGGAAAGTCGACGGGTTTCATGGAATATAACCGAAAGACGGCTGAGGAACGAAAACCTCTGACTCGCATCGGGGACTGGAGTGAGTACCAGCTGCCGATGCCGGAGGAAGAATTGAAAAGGCAGGGAGCCCGCTGCATGGACTGCGGCACTCCCTTCTGCCATACAGGCATTCCGATCAACGGAACGGACTCCGGTTGTCCATTGTACAACCTGATCCCGGAATGGAATGACTTGGTCTATCGGGGACGTTGGAAGGAAGCATTAGAACGGCTGTTGCATACCAATAACTTCCCCGAGTTTACCGGCCGTGTCTGTCCGGCTCCCTGTGAAGGGGCTTGTACCGTGGCGATTAACGATCCGGCGGTAGCCATTAAGAGCATTGAGCGGGAAATTATCGACCGGGGCTTTGCGAAGGGGTGGATCGTTCCCCGGCCTCCGCAGACCCGGACAGGAAAACGGGTGGCGGTGATCGGTTCCGGTCCCGCCGGCTTGGCGGCTGCCGATCAGCTGAACCGGGCCGGGCATACCGTTACGGTCTACGAACGGGATGACCGGATCGGCGGTCTGCTGATGTATGGGATCCCCAATATGAAGCTGGAAAAAAGCCTGGTTGACCGCCGGGTGAACCTGTTGAAGGAAGAAGGCATTCTCTTTGTCACCAATACGGAAATCGGCAAGGATGTAGCCTTGGAGCAGCTGCGCGAGGAATTTGATGCAATCATCCTGTGCACTGGGGCACAGAAGCATCGGGAATTGCCAATCGAAGGGCGAGAGCTGGAGGGAATCCACCTGGCGATGCCTTATTTGACCCAAACCACCAAGGGATTGTTGGATCCCGGCTACCAGGCGGATATTACCGCTGAAGGGAAAGACGTGATCGTCATCGGCGGTGGGGATACCGGTGCAGACTGTGTGGCATCGGCACTGCGGCAGCGCTGCAACAGTGTGGTCCAGTTTGGCCGTCACCCTCGTCTGCCCGATGAGCGAACGGAAGACAATCCGTGGCCGGAGTATCCTTTCGTATTCTCTCTGGACTATGCCTACGAAGAAGCCAAGGCCCGCTTCGGTCGTGATCCTCGTCAGTATTCCATCATCACGAAACGGATCGTCGGGGATGAAAATGGCCATATCCGGGAGCTGCATACCGTGGAAGCGGAAAAAATTATGCAGGAAAACGGCGGATACTCGTTCCGGGAAATTCCTGGATCCGAAAAGGTGTGGCCGACTCAGCTCGTTCTGATCGCCATTGGATTTGACGGTGCCGAAGACTCTATTCTGGAAGGATCGGGTCTTGCTCATGAGCGGCGTAAGCTGAAAGCGGAATACGGCCAATACAACACCAATCTTGACGGGGTCTTCGCTGCAGGCGATGTCCGCCGTGGTCAAAGCCTCATCGTCTGGGCCATTCACGAAGGCCGTGAAGCCGCCCGCGAATGCGACCGTTTCTTAATGGGAACCACTCAATTACCGTAA
- a CDS encoding tetratricopeptide repeat protein, with product MKTLEIHELGEIIRKVRKERGLRLEDLADDNISPATISNIERGVPHVSKDKAYYLLEKLEIQADQLPSLMMDEQEQLKDLWIQLRLVRSRLEFGEVNEALPLLNGLELEDKHPFSSEVQYLKGRCHFKQNNLRRAERAYQKALHLAQYASESSNMEARCHLQLGVCAYGRNELDDALRHTENGIRSYHSVTPHQPVWYLLHCNHALYLERLGRFAESLRVVQEHWDSLGETDELQVILTFYWLRSELSRRSKMLDEALQFAYKGEEIARRNHNHFSMFTFWTAIGSIHMDRQEWFKAEESFKTALLCEGKLSTDETSFTNTYSRLSILLMQQDKQEEAYAMIQKAIRTGEHCDDAPRLINALMIQGNFYKSHGRMEQAIQSYRQALSLSRKYGYKKKTYRVLYLLAQCWDGRNEAEFQHCMRELYLIQKEIQSGDELFGEVEW from the coding sequence GTGAAAACGCTGGAGATCCATGAATTAGGCGAAATAATCCGAAAAGTGCGCAAAGAGCGAGGGTTGCGATTGGAGGACTTGGCGGATGACAACATTTCTCCCGCCACCATCAGCAATATTGAACGAGGGGTTCCCCACGTCAGCAAGGACAAAGCCTATTATCTACTGGAGAAGCTGGAGATTCAAGCCGATCAATTGCCTAGTTTGATGATGGATGAACAAGAACAATTGAAAGACCTCTGGATCCAGCTGCGTCTGGTACGTTCCCGTCTGGAGTTCGGTGAAGTAAACGAGGCACTTCCTCTTTTGAACGGGTTGGAGCTGGAAGACAAGCATCCCTTCTCATCGGAGGTGCAATATTTGAAAGGACGTTGTCATTTCAAACAGAATAATCTGAGACGGGCTGAACGCGCCTATCAAAAAGCCCTCCACTTAGCTCAGTACGCTTCCGAAAGCAGTAACATGGAAGCCCGGTGTCACTTGCAGCTGGGGGTGTGCGCCTATGGGCGAAATGAGCTGGATGACGCACTGCGCCATACGGAAAATGGGATTCGGTCCTATCATTCCGTCACTCCCCATCAGCCGGTTTGGTACCTCTTACACTGTAATCACGCCCTCTACCTGGAACGGCTGGGGCGATTCGCAGAAAGTTTGCGCGTGGTGCAAGAGCACTGGGATTCCCTCGGAGAAACCGACGAGCTCCAGGTCATTTTAACCTTTTATTGGCTTCGTTCCGAGCTTTCCCGTCGTTCCAAGATGTTGGACGAAGCACTTCAATTTGCTTATAAAGGAGAAGAAATCGCACGGCGTAACCACAACCATTTCTCCATGTTTACCTTTTGGACCGCCATCGGCAGCATCCATATGGATCGGCAGGAGTGGTTCAAGGCCGAAGAGAGCTTCAAAACCGCCCTTTTATGCGAAGGAAAACTGTCAACGGATGAAACCAGCTTTACCAATACATATTCCCGGTTGAGCATCTTGCTGATGCAACAGGACAAGCAGGAAGAAGCTTACGCCATGATCCAAAAAGCAATTCGCACCGGAGAACACTGCGACGACGCTCCCCGCCTCATCAATGCCCTCATGATCCAGGGGAATTTCTATAAATCCCACGGCCGGATGGAACAGGCCATTCAAAGTTATCGCCAAGCCTTATCCCTCTCCCGCAAGTACGGATACAAGAAAAAAACCTACCGCGTCCTCTACCTGCTCGCTCAATGCTGGGACGGCAGAAACGAAGCGGAATTCCAACATTGCATGCGGGAGCTGTATCTCATCCAGAAGGAAATCCAATCAGGAGACGAACTGTTTGGCGAAGTGGAATGGTAA
- the comJ gene encoding competence protein ComJ encodes MTLWFRLATMGSKRAKIRPDKGVDAVYRDWSIQEITISYSQLAVFNTKVKHPFPDWKRDHVGQGFAWMDGSVSFGTLSDSTCEVLVRTADEVEENTDAIRSIVVPFSVRDETVSVASVMSVELRYEVPRDRYELVFHAIPLEGVSDSGLYRVRYELVFVRSDSPQARILKQDTELFPPDPLVMEAEPAV; translated from the coding sequence TTGACCCTTTGGTTCCGGTTGGCTACGATGGGGTCAAAGCGGGCGAAAATCCGTCCGGATAAAGGGGTTGACGCAGTGTATCGAGACTGGAGCATTCAGGAAATCACCATCTCTTACTCGCAATTGGCGGTGTTCAACACGAAGGTCAAGCACCCCTTTCCCGATTGGAAACGGGATCATGTGGGACAAGGATTCGCCTGGATGGATGGATCCGTATCTTTTGGCACTCTGTCCGACTCCACCTGTGAAGTGTTGGTACGAACGGCAGATGAAGTGGAGGAGAACACGGATGCCATCCGTTCTATTGTAGTCCCCTTTTCCGTTCGGGATGAAACGGTAAGTGTGGCCAGTGTGATGTCGGTGGAGCTTCGGTATGAAGTTCCACGGGATCGTTACGAATTGGTATTCCACGCGATTCCGTTGGAGGGGGTATCCGACAGTGGCTTGTACCGAGTTCGGTATGAATTGGTCTTTGTACGGAGCGATTCCCCCCAAGCCCGGATTTTGAAGCAGGATACGGAGCTGTTTCCCCCCGATCCTCTGGTGATGGAAGCGGAACCGGCGGTATAA
- a CDS encoding CAP domain-containing protein codes for MKLYWKKAVAGFALAGMLAFTSFAGHADAASKEQPRGVECWLSQSFFDIHTQWIQLEDSQWATLLKKLQQLEEKETETAKPDQSEKKAEKKEEEPKQAEQPSRNADSPSNAGSGGQPSSGQGNGGGSSAESRNPGIQSIEMEVVNLVNQEREKRGLKPLKADTKLSQVARDKSQDMIDNNYFSHDSPRYGSPFDMMKAYGISYRTAAENIAAGQSTAKQVMDGWMNSDGHRANILNPNLDTIGVGYAKGGSYGHYWTQMFIQR; via the coding sequence GTGAAACTATATTGGAAAAAAGCTGTTGCGGGTTTTGCTCTGGCGGGAATGCTTGCCTTCACAAGCTTCGCCGGGCATGCCGATGCAGCCTCTAAGGAACAACCGAGGGGGGTGGAGTGTTGGCTCTCCCAATCCTTTTTCGATATTCATACCCAATGGATTCAACTGGAGGACAGCCAATGGGCCACCCTGTTGAAGAAGCTCCAACAGCTAGAGGAGAAGGAAACAGAAACCGCGAAACCGGACCAGTCCGAGAAGAAAGCCGAAAAAAAGGAAGAGGAGCCCAAACAGGCGGAACAGCCTTCTCGTAACGCCGATTCCCCGTCGAACGCCGGATCCGGAGGGCAACCCTCTTCCGGCCAAGGTAACGGCGGCGGATCTTCCGCCGAATCCCGAAATCCCGGCATCCAGTCCATCGAGATGGAAGTGGTGAACCTGGTCAACCAGGAGCGGGAGAAACGAGGGCTGAAGCCGCTCAAGGCTGATACTAAGCTCTCTCAGGTGGCGCGGGATAAGTCGCAGGACATGATTGACAACAACTACTTTTCCCACGATTCTCCCCGGTATGGATCCCCCTTCGACATGATGAAGGCATACGGGATCTCCTACCGTACTGCCGCTGAAAACATCGCGGCCGGCCAATCTACCGCCAAACAGGTGATGGACGGCTGGATGAACAGTGACGGTCATCGGGCAAACATCTTAAACCCCAACCTGGATACCATCGGCGTGGGATATGCCAAAGGTGGCTCCTACGGTCATTATTGGACCCAGATGTTTATTCAACGATAA
- the nagA gene encoding N-acetylglucosamine-6-phosphate deacetylase — protein sequence MDRGDGLILTQTGVVTEDGVIENGYIRVEGGKIVSYGEMADSVANQSGNVIPLHPNCRVLPGMIDIHIHGADGADTMDATFKSMERIAKVLPREGTTSFLATTITQSPEALNRTLSVVSEWIGEGPVSGGAECLGIHLEGPFLSPRRAGAQPLEHIRPPSTDQFRRWQTLCNGHIRLVTLAPEEPGGLELIRYLKNTGVVASIGHSDATYAQVVEAVQAGATHVTHLYNGMRGFHHREPGVVGAAWLRKELLVEVIADGVHSTDDSLRLAYNQIGSERMILITDAMRAKCLQEGVYDLGGQRVTVKGREARLADGTLAGSILRLADGVNRMRRVAGCGWEDLIRMTAANPARALGVDDRKGTIAVGKDADLVVWGPEGEITLTLCRGQITYRKGRGNGCA from the coding sequence ATGGATCGGGGAGACGGGTTGATACTGACACAGACCGGTGTGGTAACGGAGGATGGGGTGATTGAAAATGGTTACATACGGGTTGAGGGGGGCAAAATCGTTTCCTATGGTGAAATGGCGGATTCCGTTGCGAACCAGTCGGGGAATGTGATCCCCTTACATCCGAATTGCCGGGTACTGCCGGGTATGATTGATATTCACATACACGGCGCGGATGGCGCCGACACCATGGATGCCACTTTCAAATCGATGGAACGGATCGCAAAGGTGTTGCCTCGTGAAGGAACCACCTCTTTTTTGGCTACGACCATCACCCAATCGCCGGAAGCCTTAAACCGGACGTTGTCCGTTGTGAGTGAGTGGATTGGGGAAGGACCCGTGTCGGGTGGAGCGGAGTGTTTGGGAATCCACTTGGAAGGCCCCTTTCTGTCCCCTCGGCGTGCAGGGGCGCAGCCCCTTGAACACATCCGGCCACCCAGCACGGATCAATTCCGGCGGTGGCAGACTCTTTGCAACGGCCATATCCGGCTCGTTACCCTCGCTCCGGAAGAGCCTGGAGGCTTGGAATTAATCCGCTACCTGAAGAACACAGGGGTGGTTGCTTCGATCGGACATTCGGATGCCACTTACGCCCAGGTGGTGGAAGCCGTGCAAGCAGGGGCTACTCATGTTACCCATCTGTACAACGGCATGCGTGGATTTCATCATCGGGAGCCGGGTGTGGTGGGAGCGGCCTGGTTGCGCAAGGAGCTTCTTGTTGAGGTGATCGCCGATGGGGTTCATTCCACAGATGACTCACTTCGGTTGGCATACAACCAAATCGGGTCTGAGCGGATGATTTTAATTACCGATGCGATGCGGGCCAAGTGCCTCCAAGAGGGGGTTTATGATTTGGGGGGGCAGAGGGTGACAGTAAAAGGAAGAGAAGCACGCCTGGCTGACGGGACATTAGCCGGCAGCATTTTGCGCCTGGCGGATGGAGTGAATCGAATGAGGCGAGTGGCCGGCTGCGGATGGGAAGACCTGATTCGCATGACGGCGGCTAATCCCGCCCGCGCCTTGGGTGTAGATGACCGGAAAGGGACGATTGCTGTGGGAAAGGATGCGGATCTGGTGGTTTGGGGACCGGAGGGAGAGATTACTCTCACGTTATGTCGGGGACAGATTACTTACAGGAAAGGGAGGGGGAACGGATGCGCCTGA
- the nagB gene encoding glucosamine-6-phosphate deaminase yields the protein MRLIRVRDYDALCETVVAKILDRVQSGSRVNLGLATGSTPRGIYSRLVEDARVNGTSYRRVHTFNLDEYVGLSPKAPESYHHYMEEALFRHVDFPRGGTHLPDGTTANLEEECRKYEAAIQAAGGIDLQLLGIGVNGHIGFNEPGTSFSSRTHVVTLAESTRRANRRFFDHPHNVPKRAITMGVATIMDSREIFLMASGSDKAEIVARLLNEEVSESLPASVLKRHPQATMIAEETALAGLSAVGTEGKHA from the coding sequence ATGCGCCTGATCCGGGTACGTGATTACGATGCGTTGTGTGAAACGGTTGTCGCAAAAATCCTGGACCGGGTCCAAAGCGGAAGCAGGGTCAATCTGGGGCTGGCCACCGGTTCCACTCCCAGGGGAATTTACTCTCGATTGGTGGAGGATGCCCGGGTAAACGGTACTTCTTACCGACGGGTGCACACGTTTAATTTGGATGAATATGTGGGCTTGTCCCCTAAGGCCCCTGAAAGTTACCATCATTACATGGAAGAAGCGTTATTTCGCCATGTAGATTTTCCGCGAGGCGGGACCCACCTTCCGGATGGCACCACCGCCAATCTTGAAGAGGAATGCCGAAAGTACGAAGCGGCGATCCAGGCGGCGGGCGGGATCGATCTGCAATTATTGGGGATTGGAGTGAACGGACATATCGGCTTTAACGAGCCGGGAACCTCTTTTTCATCCCGTACCCATGTGGTGACGCTGGCGGAGTCCACCCGTCGGGCCAACCGGCGTTTTTTCGATCATCCTCATAATGTACCGAAAAGGGCGATCACGATGGGGGTCGCAACTATTATGGATAGCCGGGAAATTTTTTTAATGGCAAGTGGGAGCGATAAAGCGGAAATCGTGGCCCGGCTGTTGAATGAAGAGGTATCCGAGTCTCTGCCCGCTTCGGTTCTGAAGCGGCATCCCCAAGCCACAATGATAGCCGAAGAGACGGCATTGGCCGGACTATCAGCGGTGGGAACGGAGGGGAAACATGCTTGA